tagattGCAgccatttaaaaataacttattctCCAAAGGGTATGAATACATTCAAGAATACTGAATCAttccagtaaaaaaaagttatctaaGTACCTATTTTTAGCAACAATTAGTGCCGTTCTGTAAAAACAGAAATATAGTTCGttttaaaaaagggaaaaaaattctcTGGGTTTTTATTAAAACTAGTAATTAAAGGTATTGGTTGTGTTTGGGATATGTTCGAGTTTTATATAGGTAAAATTatagtataatataaattttgattGCTTTAAAGGAACTGATATGTGtgattatatacaatttattatCAAATTAAGGATTTAACACCCCATAATAAACACCATTTATAGCCTATGCCCAAGTAAGAAGATCGACTTTGCATGTTTAGAGGGTTAAAGCATCCTCGTTGTTGTATAGTAGTGCTAGTGTTTTTGTAACATATAagctatcggtatacggcatttggttgaagtaatttcgtgaatgtgacggtaacagatagtgctgctatctatgaTGGATGACGCAAACTAAAGTTCAAAAAGTCAAtgaatacatttaaaatactaactttttaataaaattttaaaaaaatggggacattatttcaatacaattaatagtcgaaaatcaggttcaaatccGGGAATTTGTATTTATTCAAGTCTTTTTAACCTTATTATCGGTGCCtcttcattatatagtttaaaatttcggtctgcaaatggaatgattcgatagtagaCGTAGCAACGGTTGTagaactacatgtgattcgcgtcaagaagtgTAATTGAGAGCACAAATTGCGCATATTTAtaacactaattattattttaaataactcgactttaaatttcgtgtccgagacccgagtttcgtattataggtgtatctacaacatgagaacacaaaatGTGCTCGTGTACGAGCGTAGATGTTACTCAattctctggcgagtactgaaatgcACGCTCACATTTTTGTCCAAATAGATTTACTTataatgtattgatagaattcaTAAACACATTCTCTGATAAAGTTTCCTACAGGAGAAGTGAATGTTTGGATTTTGCTTACTTTTGTCCAGTCGTGGCAAGTACAGTCATTTTTAATACCCCCCtggttatagttttaaaatatcgtTTTCCGGACTTGTATAGCCAAGGTtgtagactgaaaaaaaaatgtccgtTCAGATGAGTTTCGATCCGTCGTACTTCTCGTTGGAAGACATGTGCGCTACCCATTACTCTACCAGTTGCGCTCTGGAAGTAGACACTGATATAATGTGGATAATGAGAAGCGATTCAAACAGCTCATTATTTACATCATTCTTGGTGTTATATCAGTTTAGGGCAACTGATTCATAGTTATGACACCGTTACATAAGATGACTCGGAATATACTTAACATTCGTAATAGTTTGCGATTAtctttgagtgtttttttttaagcgcTAAAGTCTCTGTCGACCTGATCGTTACTTCGCTTACTTTTTTCGTGACTGTCAGTGGTCAAGTTCTTGGCCTTACAAAAACGCTAATCCGACTAATCAATTTTATGAACTGTCTCGGGATAACAATTTTTGACGTACAGGATATTAGTGGGAAAGGTTTACAGttaggttattattttttcagcAATATCACGTAACTCTGTTTATTTTCCTGCGTTTACATAGGTCTGCTACGCGTACGTAGTTCATGTTGCATTATGTATAATTAATGCGTGTTATAAATATAGAATTGTCCGAATATCTTCAAAATCGTTCAGCTATTAATTTTAgtcaataaatgttttttttatggcgTTTATAATGTGGGAAATTTTAGTCATtagttattttacttatttacttGATACCCGAATATTTGAAGTAAGCGATTTTTAAACAtacttttgaaaattaaaaaaaaaaaaaaaaacaattttgcatGTTCTTATACCTATACGCGTGTAAGACGTTATACCTacttacttgacgtaaaatagttaaattaaatAACAGAATGACTGGAGTAATATTACAATTCGGTTGGTATAAAACGTTTAAAAAGTACTCACTATTCTGTATGAATTTAACAAGTGcataaagaattatttaatttaggaaAATATTCCAGATATTAATgatgaaaatcaataattaagccgattgtttattttaatttataaattaaaattttttttaaatgtacattcgggaccataacctcacttacatatataaatacatttgaaaaagtatATTTACACAATCTCTGTCACTtatattcacaacaaataaaggtttttaattatgtataccagtattcaatatcagttacttcattatattaatttaaatcacGTAAATATAATTGTAGATGATTCATCCTGTCTATTTTTGTGTAGCTACGCATCGCAAAATATTAATTCTCATGATTTTTTCATTGCGTGCCTAGGGAAGTGTAACTTTAAAATTCCCATTCGGCACAGCATACAGTgcctattttttttctgaaaaggtTTTGGACACTTCTATATACTccttgaacatttttaaaacttcaacgATATAAAAAACTGTCACGTTTAGGTGATCTTAATGGAAAATACTGACAGGCACGCAGCATACAAAATTACTATGATAAAAAATCATCGATTAAAGATTTTCTGAAATTCCACGcagaaaaaacaattttgaatttttttaactcaatgcaatTAGCATTAAATGAAGTAATGAAATTCATACTATGCCTACGAAGGTAgctagtaaattatttttaaattcttacaATAGTACGTGGTCATATAATGTTTTATGGTACAAGGTTgatggtaaaaataaataacgatTAATTTGCTATTAAGGAAGTTTATTGTTTACAACTGATTTTATagtgtttatatttaaaatgtaatgacgtttttgtctttctaccctttgCAGTAACGGTTTGTTTCATTatattaactttactttaaacaaaagtttttaccaatatttaaaaataaattttaattcgaTATAGTTCATGGCAGAGAAAATTCATTTATAGTCTTATTTAATCTCCAGGGTAATAAAGTAATggtttgcatttatttattaacaattatATCCCTTATTAAGcatactatatatatgtatatatttgtccTCCACCGGGGATCGTTGTTGACTTTCCCGATTATATTACAATAACTAGGACACCGGAGGCAATGACGTAAGAATATATACAttaagtttttatataaaaactaaattatgttattttaaaatttcactctatGTTTCCAATTATATTTCGTTTTGAAATTTCTAGAATGTTTGGGGAATAATATGAATATttgagtttttaatttattttttttagaaaaaagagGAGAGGGTTAAGAGCAAACATCGCCGTCACTCGCATTTCTGCGCTCGtaggaataaatatataatactgCCATTTAGCTATGCGCCTATCTTTCTAAACGGTAGTCGATTCGAGAGGGCGGTAACTCGTTTGAGAGAGAACTCTTTATTCCGCTGATCgccaggaagaaatgaaactTTCTAAGAGTGTACTTTGTTGCTTGGCAGGGGACGGAACCAACCCATCGGCAACCAACAGGAGCTGCCAGCTCATCGACCACCACCTGGAGAAACCAGCCCATCGACAACCACCTGGAGAAACCAGCCCATCGACAACCACCTGGAGCTGCCGGCCCATCGACAACCACCTGAAGCAGCTGGCCCATCGACAACCACCTGGAGCAGCTGGCCCATCGACAACCACCTGGACCAGCTGGCCCATCGACAACCACCTGGAGCAGCTAGCCCATCGACAACCACCTGATGCAGCTAGCCCATCGACAACCACCTGGAGCAGCTAGCCCATCGACAACCACCTGAAGCAGCTAGCCCATCGACAACCACCTGGAGCAGCTGGCCCATCGACAACCACCTGGAGCAGCTGGCCCATCGACAACCACCTGGAGCAGCTAGCCCATCGACAACCACCTGATGCAGCTAGCCCATCGACAACCACTTGGAGCAGCTAGCCCATCGACAACCACCTGGAGCAGCTAGCCCATCGACAACCACCTGGAGCAACTAGGCCATCGGCAACCAACAGAAGCTGCCAGCCCATCGGCAACCAACAGAAGCTGCCAGCCCATCGACAACCACCTGGAGCAGCTAGCCCTTCGGCAACCAACAGGAGCTGCCAGCCCATCGACAACCACCTGAAGCAGCTAGCCCATCGACAACCACCTGGAGCAGCTAGCCCTTCGGCAACCAACAGGAGCTGCCAGCCCATCGACCATCACCTGGAGCAGCTAGCCCATCGACAACCACCTGAAGCAGCTAGCCCATCGACAACCACCTGGAGCTGCCAGCCCATCGACAACTACCTGGAACAGCTAGCCCATCGACAACCACCTAAAGCAGCTAGCCCATCGGCAACCAACAGGAGCTGCCAGCCCTTCGACAACCACCTGAAGCAGCTAGCCCATCGACAACCACCTGGAGCAGCTAGCCCATCGGCAACCAACAGGAGCTGCCAGCCCATCGACAACTACCTGGAGCAGCTAGCCCATCGACAACCAACAGGGGCTGCCAGCCCATCGACAACCACCTGGAGCAGCTAGCCCATCGACAACCAACAGGAGCTGCCAGCCCATCGACAACCACCTGGAGCAGCTAGCCCATCGACAACCACCTGAAGCAGCTAGCCCATCGACAACCACCTGGAGAAGCTAGCCCTTCGGCAACCAACAGGAGCTGCCAGCCCATCGACCATCACCTGGAGCAGCTAGCCCATCGACAACCACCTGGAGCAGCTAGCCCATCGACAACCACCTGGAGCTGCCAGCCCATCGACAACCACCTGGAGCAGCTAGCCCATCGACAACTACCTGGAGCAGCTAGCCCATCGACAACCACCTGGAGCAGCTAGCCCATCGACAACCACCTGGAGCAGCTAGCCAATCGACAACCACCTGGAGCAGCTAGCCCATCGACAACCACCTGGAGCTGCCAGCCCATCGACAACCACCTGGAGCAGCTAGCCCATCGACAACTACCTGGAGCAGCTTGCCCATCGGCAACCAACAGGAGCTGCCAGCCCATCGGCAACCAACAGGAGCTGCCAGCCCATCGACAACCACCTGGAGCAGCTAGCCCATCGACAACTACCTGGAGCAGCTTGCCCATCGGCAACCAACAGGAGCTGCCAGCCCATCGACAACCACCTGGAGCAGCTAGCCCATCGACAACCACCTGAAGCAGCTAGCCCATCGACAACCACCTGGAGCAGCTAGCCCATCGACAACCACCTGAAGCAGCTAGCCCATCGACAACCACCTGGAGCAGCTAGCCCATCGACAACCACCTGATGCAGCTAGCCCATCGACAACCACCTGGTGCAGCTGGCCCATCGACATCCACCTGGAGGTGCCAGCGTACACCCAACAGTCCTAGTGCACGACAACATGTTGATTTGGGTATCTATTCTGTACAGTGTGTTTtgtgcacacaaaaaaaatgggtgcttgtaattatgtacgcgcgtgagaattAATACTTCTTTGGTATCATTAaaagatagtttttaattgcatgcaaataattagttacaataaaattataaaagggctggaaaaaaatagtcaacacagtcaataaaattgtttaaattaaaataataaatatatatgacattatTTGTACTATACTATTTAAAGGTtcttaattttgaatatttactgttgattatttaatattttaaaagaaaataaatttaaaaaataacttcaaaaatttaatttaagtttatttttttcttaatttaacattatttcatttttttcaaaacgtttcattaaatttgttcatttactattataaatatttaatattaaacattattttaatttgatgttcgagttagtttattttgtaaatattaaataacatataataaatatttaacattaataatttaataatatttataattaattatattaaataatattttaatacatatcaataaataatgcatacggatagttaacctcaattatattggagcattGAAAAAGTATAACGGCAcagtttttttactaatatttacgaatagtaaataatactaatcaaaatattcaatttaaatcactactgaatataatttattagcacatatataattcgcacttgtatgaaactaaaacacgtgttgtgaatgtaaaAACTAGAagcatgtggataaatattataaatatgaaaacagtgatcaaaggcgacgagcgtgccaacgtgcgcgactaatagaggttctatttctattttgttggtagctttttttcgagatttAATAGGCGGTTTagtgggcagcttcaacctgttaattttgtgttacagtgatgcgcgcgcatcttaaaatttcactctcaatcatttttttcattacgcgcctaaagaagtataacttaaaaaatattatatattgtgttatcattattttcatttttatacttacatttgcgtatatttttcatgttatatgttaacaattcaagtgatatttaaatatatttataataaaaacaccaGACTATAATGGTTATAAATATAGACAGCTTTTGACTCTCCACTCTACTCTGGAAAAATTCAATATATTATGTAATCGATTAACCTGTTACGTTTTTACTATTGAGTGAAATACCAAAATGTagatgagtgatttttttttaacctggaaAATAGTTCACCGTGGAAGATGTTTCAATGTAACAATATAAATCCTTTACATGTTACTCCACTTATTTTATCGCAACAATATTACGTATTGTTTTACAGAAAAGTTATTCGCAAATAAAAAAACCGGCATTACGATAAGCCATATAGACTATCCCGGATGAACGATTTCTAATTTAGGTGTGGTATTTAATTACCGACAGAATCCCTGGTGTGTAATTTTTAACGGAATACACTTAGAAATTTTCGTTTTCAGATATGTATTGTTTTTTCGGTATT
The Bacillus rossius redtenbacheri isolate Brsri chromosome 14, Brsri_v3, whole genome shotgun sequence DNA segment above includes these coding regions:
- the LOC134539012 gene encoding uncharacterized protein LOC134539012 — protein: MVPGPAAARRCRRRPRDCSCRGERPAARGGRDVIENERTFKGRNQPIGNQQELPAHRPPPGETSPSTTTWRNQPIDNHLELPAHRQPPEAAGPSTTTWSSWPIDNHLDQLAHRQPPGAASPSTTT